The proteins below are encoded in one region of Myxococcales bacterium:
- a CDS encoding NAD-dependent isocitrate dehydrogenase, with translation MSKVYQVVLIPGDGIGPEVSSAVKLVFEAAGVPIQWIEAYAGLAALERGQNVLPEETLEAVREIGVALKGPCTTPIGKGFTSVNVQLRRKLDLYAAVRPVRSLPGVKTRFENVDLVVLRENTEGLYSGIENEITEGVVTSLKVATEKACTRFARWGFAYARKYGRKRITVFHKANIMKLSDGLFLECAQRVRNQEGFDDIEYEEVIIDAGCMRLVQDPSQSDVLLLENLYGDVVSDLCAGLVGGLGVVPGANIGDSFAVFEAVHGSAPTIAGQGIANPLAFVMSSVMMLNYMAEKHGDEGLKLCSSRIKAAYDRALSNGKKTRDLGGQLGTLEFAREVAAHLDI, from the coding sequence ATGAGCAAAGTCTATCAAGTCGTTCTTATACCGGGTGACGGTATCGGTCCCGAAGTCTCTTCTGCTGTGAAGTTAGTTTTTGAAGCAGCAGGGGTGCCGATACAATGGATAGAAGCTTATGCTGGTTTGGCAGCATTAGAGCGGGGACAGAATGTTTTGCCTGAAGAAACGCTTGAGGCCGTTCGAGAAATAGGTGTTGCGCTGAAAGGCCCTTGCACAACACCCATCGGTAAAGGTTTTACTTCGGTCAATGTGCAGCTCAGAAGAAAACTGGATCTTTACGCTGCAGTTAGACCGGTTCGCAGTCTTCCTGGTGTAAAGACGCGCTTTGAAAATGTCGATCTTGTTGTACTTCGGGAAAACACCGAAGGCCTTTATAGCGGCATCGAAAATGAGATTACGGAAGGCGTGGTTACGAGTCTTAAAGTTGCTACTGAAAAAGCATGCACGCGTTTTGCGCGTTGGGGCTTTGCTTATGCGCGGAAGTACGGTCGAAAACGTATTACCGTGTTTCATAAGGCAAATATTATGAAGCTAAGCGATGGCTTGTTTCTTGAATGTGCTCAGCGTGTCCGAAACCAAGAAGGCTTCGATGATATCGAGTACGAGGAAGTCATTATCGATGCAGGGTGCATGCGCTTAGTGCAAGACCCTTCTCAATCTGATGTTTTGTTATTGGAAAACCTCTACGGTGACGTGGTGAGTGACCTGTGCGCGGGTCTAGTGGGGGGCTTAGGCGTGGTCCCTGGAGCGAACATTGGCGATAGCTTTGCTGTGTTTGAGGCTGTTCATGGCTCAGCGCCAACCATAGCGGGACAAGGCATCGCGAATCCGCTGGCTTTTGTCATGTCGTCCGTTATGATGCTTAACTACATGGCCGAAAAGCATGGCGATGAGGGCTTGAAGCTCTGTTCTTCGCGCATCAAGGCTGCCTACGATCGCGCCTTGTCAAATGGAAAGAAAACGCGCGATCTTGGCGGTCAGCTTGGCACACTTGAATTCGCCAGGGAAGTAGCAGCGCATCTCGATATATAG
- a CDS encoding rubrerythrin → MAQLKGSKTEQNLKDAFAGESQANRRYLYFSKMADIEGYPDIAGLFRDTADGETGHAHGHLDFLKQVGDPATGKPIGSTEKNLAAAVAGETHEYTEMYPSMAKAAREEGFDDIAEWFETLAKAEKSHAGRFQKALDSMK, encoded by the coding sequence ATGGCTCAACTAAAAGGCTCTAAAACTGAACAAAATCTAAAAGACGCGTTTGCTGGAGAATCTCAAGCAAATCGCCGCTACCTTTATTTTTCAAAGATGGCAGACATTGAAGGCTATCCAGACATCGCAGGTTTGTTTCGTGACACAGCCGACGGCGAAACCGGGCACGCTCACGGTCATCTCGACTTTCTCAAGCAAGTGGGGGATCCTGCTACCGGCAAACCGATAGGCAGCACTGAAAAAAACCTTGCGGCAGCCGTAGCAGGAGAAACCCACGAATACACAGAAATGTATCCATCCATGGCTAAGGCTGCACGCGAAGAAGGTTTCGATGATATTGCTGAGTGGTTTGAAACACTGGCCAAAGCGGAAAAATCACATGCCGGGCGTTTTCAAAAAGCACTCGATAGCATGAAATAG
- a CDS encoding ABC transporter permease — protein MLNYLSKLPLKVLTEIGIFTRLFWQTVQAAIRPPYRVSQLLSAMEFVGVQSIFIVGLTAAFVGMVFGIQFVYGIRQFGAENQTGAVVGLALSRELAPVFAALMISSRAGSAMCTEIASMRVTNQIDALTTMAVNPVQYLIVPRVLAEITMVPLLTMLFNIVGAFGAWFVCVNVLALDSGMFIDKITWFVDTRDIMQGLLKASVFGLALTFISCRHGFYAKGGAAGVGQATTRAVVHSAVGVLILDYFITRLITGDAGL, from the coding sequence ATGCTAAATTATCTATCTAAATTACCCTTAAAAGTTCTAACCGAGATTGGAATCTTCACTCGATTGTTTTGGCAAACTGTTCAGGCAGCCATAAGACCACCTTATCGTGTCTCGCAACTCCTTAGCGCCATGGAATTTGTTGGCGTTCAGTCCATTTTCATAGTCGGACTTACGGCTGCGTTTGTTGGCATGGTGTTTGGTATTCAGTTCGTCTATGGCATCCGGCAATTTGGCGCTGAAAACCAAACCGGCGCCGTGGTCGGCTTGGCTCTTAGCCGAGAGCTTGCGCCAGTCTTTGCAGCACTGATGATCTCTTCGCGCGCAGGCAGCGCCATGTGCACCGAGATTGCCTCGATGCGCGTCACTAACCAAATTGATGCGCTTACAACCATGGCAGTCAACCCAGTGCAGTATCTCATCGTCCCTAGAGTGCTCGCTGAGATTACAATGGTGCCTCTTCTCACCATGCTCTTTAACATCGTTGGCGCCTTTGGTGCCTGGTTTGTATGTGTCAACGTGCTCGCTCTAGATTCCGGTATGTTTATCGATAAAATCACTTGGTTTGTCGACACGCGTGACATTATGCAAGGCCTACTTAAAGCCAGCGTGTTTGGACTTGCCCTGACCTTTATTTCTTGTCGACACGGGTTTTACGCAAAAGGTGGCGCAGCTGGTGTTGGGCAAGCCACAACACGTGCAGTCGTACACAGCGCGGTAGGCGTTCTCATTCTCGATTACTTTATCACTCGCCTTATTACCGGAGACGCTGGTCTATGA
- a CDS encoding DUF3501 family protein — translation MKKIERSDILDLESYENAREHMRSSVIELKKNRRLFDRKSHEFGLGKPTNHAFSNPRNATRRAHSQ, via the coding sequence ATGAAAAAGATCGAACGTTCTGACATCTTGGATCTTGAAAGCTATGAAAACGCACGAGAGCACATGCGTTCCTCTGTCATCGAGCTGAAGAAAAACCGAAGACTTTTTGATAGGAAATCACATGAGTTTGGTTTGGGAAAACCGACAAACCATGCTTTTTCAAATCCAAGAAATGCTACGCGTCGAGCACATTCGCAATGA
- a CDS encoding MBL fold metallo-hydrolase translates to MKRISSRLLQQTDTLFYHAEAAFLSDKLRSSHGPHLQPTESINELEALLSTRPELGFTARLSQLKLAIQDSSQQNAYIQKYGCIGVRRFFPKPGAKLYQLRIESFPTLINNVMLIIDGPTRMLFDVGSGSEASVRDLDLAFAVLREIFDEDIRFDMLSHLVVSHAHIDHFGGLQHLSKRCNAKICVHKLDARVITHFKQRVSEVIKALDGYLIQSGIEDARRIELLSMYEASKQWFDSQRVDVSLCDGDAIASDFGVIHVPGHCPGLICLQVGDILLTSDHILDRITPHQFPQSITEYAGLDHYFASLDKVQKLEGVRLALGGHEAPILDLSKRIDEIRAFHNKRLAQVLEICSESKTIDEISQALFGQSEHYGRLLAIEEAGAHVEYLLTKGKLRVTDNIPTSNNPKTPTRYIA, encoded by the coding sequence ATGAAACGAATCTCTTCACGTCTGCTTCAGCAGACAGACACTCTTTTTTATCATGCAGAAGCAGCATTTCTCTCGGATAAACTGCGATCAAGTCACGGCCCTCATCTGCAACCAACCGAAAGCATCAACGAACTTGAAGCACTGCTCAGCACACGTCCAGAACTTGGTTTTACCGCGCGCTTGAGCCAACTCAAGTTAGCCATTCAAGACTCTTCACAGCAAAATGCCTACATCCAAAAATACGGATGCATAGGAGTTAGGCGTTTTTTTCCAAAACCAGGGGCAAAACTATACCAACTGCGTATTGAAAGTTTTCCAACTCTTATCAACAACGTCATGCTTATCATCGATGGGCCGACACGCATGCTTTTCGACGTCGGCTCCGGATCTGAAGCATCCGTCCGTGATCTTGACCTAGCCTTTGCTGTGCTAAGAGAAATCTTTGACGAAGACATTCGCTTCGACATGCTTAGCCACCTTGTCGTAAGCCATGCCCACATCGATCATTTCGGGGGTCTGCAACATTTGAGCAAGCGCTGTAACGCAAAGATATGTGTTCACAAGCTCGATGCCCGGGTCATTACACATTTCAAGCAGCGAGTCAGTGAAGTGATCAAGGCACTTGATGGTTATTTGATACAATCCGGCATCGAAGATGCAAGACGTATTGAATTGCTCTCCATGTACGAAGCCTCTAAACAATGGTTTGATTCACAGCGTGTCGATGTCTCGCTTTGTGATGGCGATGCAATTGCAAGCGACTTCGGAGTGATTCATGTGCCTGGACACTGCCCGGGACTTATTTGCCTGCAAGTGGGCGACATTTTGCTTACAAGCGATCATATTTTAGACCGCATTACGCCGCATCAGTTTCCGCAAAGCATCACTGAATATGCAGGACTGGATCATTACTTTGCTTCTCTCGATAAGGTTCAAAAACTCGAGGGCGTTCGTCTTGCCCTTGGCGGGCATGAAGCTCCAATTTTGGACTTGAGTAAACGCATCGATGAAATTCGCGCCTTTCACAACAAACGCCTAGCACAAGTCTTAGAAATTTGCTCTGAAAGCAAAACAATCGATGAAATCAGCCAGGCTCTTTTTGGACAGAGCGAGCATTACGGACGTTTACTGGCCATCGAGGAAGCCGGTGCTCATGTTGAATACCTCCTTACGAAAGGCAAACTTCGCGTCACTGACAACATACCGACTAGCAACAACCCAAAGACTCCCACACGCTACATAGCCTGA
- a CDS encoding type IV pilus twitching motility protein PilT yields the protein MASLAPGVSVAPLQPGEPAINRFLRKMIKLGASDLHLSAEVAPMVRLHGAMKRLEERAFMTHDELHKMLIEIMPERNRKEFEEIHDTDFAHSIEDVARFRVNAFMDRKGAGTVIRQIPFEILSPEKLGIPKQVLDLCWLSKGLVLVTGPTGSGKSTTLATLIDYINQNREDHIITIEDPIEFVHPNKKCLVNQREIVTHTNSFKRALRAALREDPDIVLVGEMRDLETISIAIETAETGHLVFGTLHTTTAAGTVDRIIDQFPPEQQAQIRVMLSESLRGVIAQMLCKKEGGGRVATYEILITTSAISNLIREGKTFQIPSAMQTGRKLGMRLMNDHLLELVLAKEVAAEEAYIKSNDKHGFKLLLSQNNVPLKLAGKEL from the coding sequence ATGGCTTCGCTGGCTCCAGGTGTATCGGTGGCGCCGCTACAGCCTGGTGAGCCCGCCATCAATCGCTTCCTGCGAAAAATGATCAAGCTTGGTGCAAGTGACTTGCATCTGTCAGCAGAGGTGGCTCCGATGGTTCGTTTGCATGGTGCCATGAAGCGATTGGAAGAGCGTGCCTTCATGACTCACGACGAGTTGCATAAAATGCTTATCGAAATCATGCCGGAACGAAACCGCAAAGAATTTGAAGAAATTCATGATACTGATTTCGCTCATTCCATTGAAGACGTTGCTCGGTTTCGCGTGAATGCTTTTATGGATCGTAAAGGAGCGGGAACGGTCATACGACAAATCCCTTTTGAGATTCTTTCGCCCGAAAAGCTAGGGATTCCAAAGCAAGTGCTTGATTTGTGCTGGCTATCTAAAGGTCTTGTGCTGGTCACGGGGCCAACTGGCAGTGGAAAGTCGACGACTCTAGCTACGTTGATCGATTACATTAACCAAAACCGAGAAGATCATATCATAACGATCGAAGATCCGATTGAGTTTGTACATCCAAATAAAAAATGCTTGGTCAATCAACGCGAAATTGTCACCCATACAAACTCTTTTAAACGGGCTCTGCGTGCAGCGCTGCGTGAAGATCCGGATATCGTTCTTGTCGGTGAGATGCGTGACCTTGAAACCATCTCGATTGCGATTGAGACGGCTGAAACAGGCCATTTGGTATTCGGTACTTTGCATACCACAACTGCAGCGGGGACGGTTGATCGCATTATTGACCAGTTCCCTCCTGAGCAGCAGGCCCAGATTCGCGTGATGCTTTCCGAATCATTGCGCGGCGTTATCGCTCAAATGCTTTGTAAAAAAGAAGGTGGCGGCCGTGTCGCGACGTATGAGATTCTAATTACAACATCGGCTATCTCTAACCTGATTCGCGAGGGAAAAACGTTTCAGATTCCGAGTGCGATGCAGACTGGGCGCAAACTTGGAATGCGACTTATGAATGATCATTTGCTTGAGCTTGTCTTGGCGAAAGAAGTTGCAGCCGAAGAAGCGTATATTAAGTCCAATGATAAGCATGGGTTTAAGTTACTTCTCAGTCAGAACAATGTCCCATTGAAACTTGCAGGAAAAGAATTATGA
- a CDS encoding 4Fe-4S dicluster domain-containing protein, with translation MRPKSSPTFNPNDERYWDPIDLGQELERVFSVCHGCRMCVHYCPAFPELFERVDGYVDQNKGEIEAFTADDYKAVNDLCYQCKLCYFKCPYTPDDQHAFQLDFPRLMLRHKAVRAKREGVSVQDTVLGEPQAIGKIGSGLTAPVANLVSKNRLLRKIQEKTTGISAQFNLPPFANESFFTWYKKRSPQVTRSSEKRVALFATCTASYNMTAAAIAATQVLEHNGYEVVVPLEQQCCGMPNLDGGDTKAAIAKATKNVEAFLPWAKQGVQIVVPGPTCSYMLKKEYPELLDHSPEATLVATHTLDLMEFLRLRLREKTLNKEFKHTLGTVAYHASCHLRAQKIGSPAMQVLEAIELTEFISVEQCSAVDGTWGMKAQYYELGLQYAQKLIRELGQIASPNFVATDCPLSALRLEKELGTKIHHPVELLNYAYGLPDPHN, from the coding sequence ATGCGACCTAAATCATCCCCAACTTTTAATCCAAACGATGAACGCTATTGGGATCCAATCGATCTTGGCCAGGAGCTCGAGCGCGTTTTCAGCGTATGCCATGGATGTCGCATGTGCGTGCACTACTGCCCGGCGTTCCCTGAACTCTTCGAACGTGTCGACGGTTATGTTGATCAAAACAAAGGCGAAATCGAAGCCTTTACGGCAGATGATTACAAGGCAGTAAACGACCTGTGCTATCAATGCAAACTTTGTTATTTCAAATGCCCCTACACGCCTGACGATCAACATGCGTTCCAACTCGATTTCCCGCGATTGATGCTAAGGCATAAGGCTGTTCGCGCTAAACGCGAAGGAGTGAGCGTTCAAGACACCGTGCTTGGAGAACCCCAAGCCATCGGGAAAATTGGAAGTGGACTTACTGCACCGGTAGCTAACCTCGTAAGTAAAAACCGGCTTTTACGTAAGATCCAAGAAAAAACCACAGGCATCAGTGCTCAGTTTAATTTGCCGCCTTTTGCCAATGAAAGCTTTTTCACTTGGTACAAAAAACGAAGCCCACAAGTAACAAGATCATCGGAGAAACGCGTTGCACTTTTTGCAACCTGCACCGCGAGTTACAATATGACAGCAGCTGCCATAGCAGCCACACAGGTGCTTGAACACAATGGTTATGAAGTCGTTGTACCACTGGAGCAGCAGTGCTGCGGCATGCCGAACCTTGACGGCGGAGATACCAAAGCCGCAATTGCCAAGGCAACAAAAAACGTTGAGGCTTTCTTGCCATGGGCAAAGCAAGGCGTACAGATCGTCGTTCCAGGTCCAACCTGTAGCTACATGCTAAAAAAGGAGTACCCCGAACTCCTCGATCACAGTCCCGAAGCAACCCTAGTCGCAACACATACGCTTGATCTTATGGAATTTTTACGACTGCGCTTACGTGAAAAAACATTAAACAAAGAGTTCAAACACACGCTGGGCACCGTGGCCTATCATGCCTCCTGCCACTTGCGGGCCCAAAAAATCGGAAGCCCTGCGATGCAAGTTCTTGAAGCCATCGAGCTCACAGAGTTCATTTCCGTTGAGCAATGCTCTGCCGTCGACGGCACATGGGGAATGAAAGCCCAGTACTACGAGCTTGGCTTACAATACGCACAAAAACTCATCAGAGAGCTCGGCCAAATTGCGAGCCCAAACTTTGTTGCTACAGACTGCCCGCTTTCAGCACTACGGCTCGAAAAAGAACTTGGCACCAAAATCCATCATCCTGTTGAACTACTCAACTACGCCTACGGCTTGCCCGACCCTCACAACTGA
- a CDS encoding DUF3501 family protein: MSLVWENRQTMLFQIQEMLRVEHIRNEDAIRHEIDTYNDLVPGPNELKATLYIEYEDKDERALMLSRFRTLPGSVYLDIGERSYKAAFKQQDGEEDDRLPAVNYLRFGLDPQSRSALAAAETKVALRVTHPNYAQTAILSDDSKKALSHDLLQE; this comes from the coding sequence ATGAGTTTGGTTTGGGAAAACCGACAAACCATGCTTTTTCAAATCCAAGAAATGCTACGCGTCGAGCACATTCGCAATGAAGATGCCATCCGGCATGAAATTGACACCTACAACGATCTTGTTCCTGGACCGAATGAGCTAAAGGCTACACTCTACATTGAATACGAGGATAAAGATGAACGCGCTCTGATGCTCAGTCGGTTTAGAACACTCCCTGGTTCGGTGTATCTTGATATTGGAGAAAGGAGCTACAAAGCAGCGTTCAAACAACAAGATGGAGAAGAAGACGACAGACTTCCTGCTGTAAACTACTTACGCTTTGGTCTCGATCCGCAAAGCAGATCTGCATTAGCGGCTGCTGAAACAAAGGTTGCGTTGCGAGTCACTCACCCAAACTACGCACAAACTGCTATCTTAAGCGACGACTCCAAGAAAGCCCTCAGTCACGACTTGCTTCAGGAATGA
- a CDS encoding SDR family NAD(P)-dependent oxidoreductase yields the protein MPNLSHRSSTLPYRKALITGASSGIGKALALDLARSGIFVVLAARNLQALQQLQKQIHEEGGQAKVLTLDVSKAEQVAKILQQVDEELGGIDLLIANAGISERCSPAQLQWDKVSATIDVNVRGATASIVALLPRMTARKQGHIVGISSLAQYKGLPLAASYSASKAFLSRFLESLRVDLRGSSVFITEVRPGFIQTPMTEGNTFKMPFVMDAGQASRIIIKGIASKKALVAFPTPMVWAMRLLTILPLSWYDRFIKKRRSD from the coding sequence ATGCCAAATCTGTCACATCGCTCAAGTACCCTCCCTTACCGAAAAGCCCTGATTACCGGCGCATCAAGCGGCATCGGAAAAGCACTCGCACTTGATCTTGCCCGCAGTGGCATCTTCGTTGTTCTCGCTGCTAGAAACCTTCAAGCACTGCAACAACTTCAAAAGCAGATTCACGAGGAAGGCGGCCAAGCCAAAGTATTGACTCTTGATGTCTCCAAAGCAGAACAGGTTGCAAAAATACTCCAGCAAGTCGATGAAGAACTCGGCGGCATTGATTTACTGATTGCAAATGCTGGAATAAGCGAGCGCTGTTCGCCAGCACAGTTGCAATGGGACAAAGTGAGCGCCACGATTGATGTCAATGTCCGAGGCGCGACAGCAAGCATTGTCGCACTATTGCCCCGCATGACTGCTCGAAAACAAGGCCACATCGTTGGCATCTCAAGCTTAGCTCAATACAAGGGCTTACCACTTGCAGCATCTTACAGCGCGTCCAAAGCTTTTTTGAGTCGCTTCCTTGAATCACTGCGAGTGGATTTGCGCGGCAGCAGCGTCTTTATCACTGAGGTCCGACCTGGCTTCATCCAAACACCCATGACCGAAGGCAACACGTTCAAAATGCCTTTTGTCATGGATGCAGGCCAAGCCAGCCGCATTATCATCAAGGGCATCGCAAGCAAGAAAGCTCTAGTGGCGTTTCCCACGCCCATGGTCTGGGCCATGCGCTTACTTACCATCCTGCCCTTGTCTTGGTATGACCGCTTTATCAAGAAAAGACGGAGCGATTGA
- a CDS encoding ATP-binding cassette domain-containing protein, translating to MSSAELAIQVKDLEKSYGSQSILKGLSFDVLRGQTNMVIGQSGSGKSVLMRQVIRLEEPDKGSIVLDGTDIAHLSEHALMKHRHKFGMVFQMSALFDSMSVFDNVAFPLREHKKELGKKEIHTMVMHSLEELNIANAANKLPAEISGGMAKRAAIARALIMKPEILIYDEPTSGLDPIASRKVDDLVLEMQDRFKITSLVISHDIESVLRIADRVNVLHHGTIEISGSPQDLLESKHEVVRTYLEAAGIKGTTAT from the coding sequence ATGAGTTCGGCCGAGCTAGCCATCCAAGTCAAAGACCTTGAAAAGTCCTATGGCAGCCAAAGCATTCTCAAAGGACTAAGTTTTGATGTCCTTCGCGGTCAAACCAACATGGTTATTGGCCAGTCCGGTTCAGGAAAATCAGTACTCATGCGGCAAGTCATCCGCTTAGAAGAACCCGATAAAGGCAGCATTGTCCTTGACGGCACCGATATCGCGCATCTAAGCGAACATGCTCTTATGAAACACCGTCACAAGTTTGGCATGGTTTTTCAAATGTCAGCGCTGTTCGACTCCATGTCCGTATTCGACAACGTCGCTTTCCCATTGCGTGAACACAAAAAAGAGCTGGGCAAAAAAGAAATTCACACCATGGTTATGCACAGTCTTGAAGAGCTCAACATTGCCAATGCTGCAAATAAACTACCCGCGGAAATTTCAGGCGGCATGGCCAAACGAGCCGCCATTGCTCGTGCACTTATCATGAAACCCGAAATACTTATCTACGATGAGCCAACTTCGGGGCTCGATCCCATCGCTTCACGCAAAGTCGACGACCTTGTTTTGGAAATGCAAGACCGTTTCAAAATCACTTCGCTTGTCATTAGCCACGACATCGAGTCCGTGCTCCGTATCGCCGATCGGGTCAACGTTTTGCACCACGGCACCATCGAAATCAGTGGAAGTCCACAAGATTTGCTTGAAAGCAAGCACGAAGTGGTACGTACCTATCTTGAAGCCGCTGGTATTAAAGGGACCACTGCAACATAG
- the alr gene encoding alanine racemase, with protein MTREQSTSARDTWIEVDLKSILRNYQNIKSKTDPAKVYAVIKANAYGHGILEVATWLEKGACDGFCVALVEEGLLLREHGIRTPIIVLNGIYGKTHQTVIDYELTPVVYRMDDAQCFDLLSQQKTKIHLKVDTGMARLGVRAEELETFIEKLKTLKNLQVEGLMTHMSSPWTDTRETERQIASFIKCKALLRKHGYEPSLCHVANSETLLKYNNSHFDLVRPGISLYGIGDGLHPAMRLVSSIVSIRTVPKGSAVGYNQSFVTNTSSRIATIGIGYGDGVPRRLSNRGQVLIQGKRCPIVGAVSMDLLNVDLSSCPEASIGDEVVIFGQQKDAFLGVEEVAQLADTIPYEILVQLLSRVPRMYKIS; from the coding sequence ATGACTAGAGAACAGAGCACTAGCGCAAGAGATACTTGGATCGAAGTTGATCTCAAAAGCATTTTGCGAAACTACCAAAACATCAAGAGCAAAACGGATCCCGCGAAAGTCTATGCCGTAATCAAAGCCAACGCCTATGGCCATGGCATCCTTGAGGTTGCAACATGGCTTGAAAAAGGGGCTTGCGATGGTTTTTGCGTGGCTCTTGTTGAAGAAGGCCTGCTGCTACGTGAGCACGGAATCCGTACTCCTATTATTGTTCTCAATGGGATTTATGGCAAGACACACCAAACTGTGATCGATTACGAACTCACTCCGGTGGTCTACCGTATGGACGATGCTCAATGTTTTGATTTGCTTAGCCAGCAAAAAACGAAGATTCACCTTAAGGTCGATACGGGCATGGCTCGACTTGGTGTACGCGCAGAAGAACTCGAAACTTTTATTGAAAAATTAAAAACTCTAAAAAATCTTCAAGTAGAAGGATTGATGACGCATATGTCGTCGCCTTGGACCGACACACGAGAAACGGAGCGACAAATTGCTTCCTTCATCAAATGCAAAGCGCTCCTTCGTAAACATGGATACGAGCCAAGTCTCTGCCATGTCGCCAACAGTGAAACATTGTTGAAATACAACAATTCTCATTTCGATTTGGTCCGGCCAGGAATATCTCTGTACGGCATTGGCGATGGCCTGCATCCAGCCATGCGTCTTGTAAGCAGCATCGTATCGATACGGACAGTCCCTAAAGGCTCTGCAGTCGGCTACAATCAAAGCTTCGTCACTAACACATCCAGCCGCATTGCTACCATTGGCATCGGTTATGGCGATGGAGTGCCACGACGCCTATCGAACCGCGGACAAGTGCTCATTCAAGGCAAACGATGTCCCATCGTGGGAGCGGTATCCATGGATTTACTCAATGTGGACCTTAGCTCATGCCCTGAAGCGAGTATTGGAGATGAAGTTGTTATCTTTGGGCAGCAGAAAGACGCCTTTCTTGGTGTTGAAGAAGTCGCACAGCTCGCGGACACCATCCCCTATGAAATCCTTGTTCAACTTTTGTCAAGAGTTCCAAGGATGTATAAAATTTCATAA
- a CDS encoding PilZ domain-containing protein has product MGINQRQASRAAKRLQVRYGIDDLDTHSFTKDISTGGVFIVARKLLAIGTQIHMRLEWPTGCFYVEGLVVRHKAVHLELRKIDDQGMGIRFLHPAEVVERVVPLSLRKDGQIIVDCPNKEHVKQLIQDQLSHGLLFVRIGDPPPDIDTPVTFRLVLVFRVKQIPIVGEGRVMQILEPDGKQRRDRAGAVIQIANKESLIHQLEETIQND; this is encoded by the coding sequence ATGGGAATCAACCAGCGACAAGCATCCCGGGCCGCAAAACGGCTCCAAGTTCGTTACGGAATCGACGACTTAGACACCCATAGCTTCACTAAAGATATCTCCACAGGCGGCGTCTTTATTGTCGCGCGAAAGCTGCTTGCCATTGGGACCCAAATTCACATGCGGCTTGAATGGCCCACGGGTTGTTTTTATGTGGAAGGCCTTGTTGTAAGGCATAAAGCAGTGCATCTTGAACTCCGCAAAATCGACGATCAAGGTATGGGCATACGCTTTCTGCACCCCGCCGAAGTCGTCGAACGTGTTGTTCCTTTGAGTCTTCGCAAAGATGGCCAAATCATCGTTGACTGCCCCAACAAAGAACATGTCAAACAACTTATTCAAGATCAGCTTTCTCACGGCCTGCTGTTCGTGCGTATCGGAGATCCCCCCCCGGACATCGACACCCCCGTAACATTCCGCTTGGTACTCGTTTTTAGAGTGAAGCAAATCCCCATTGTAGGCGAAGGACGAGTCATGCAAATTTTAGAGCCAGATGGGAAACAACGTCGTGACCGGGCAGGTGCAGTCATTCAAATCGCCAATAAAGAAAGTCTTATCCATCAGCTCGAAGAAACCATCCAAAATGACTAG